From a region of the Hippopotamus amphibius kiboko isolate mHipAmp2 chromosome 3, mHipAmp2.hap2, whole genome shotgun sequence genome:
- the FAM163A gene encoding protein FAM163A has protein sequence MTAGTVVITGGILAAAILLCIVAVLCYCRLQYYCCKKSGAEDADEEEEEEHDLPAHPRGPTCNACSSQALDGRGGLAPLTSEPCGQPCGVAASHCTACSPYSSPFYIRTADMVPNGGGGERLSFAPTYYKEGGPPSFQVATPQNYPVTWPGSGREAFTNPRAISTDV, from the exons ATGACAGCGGGAACGGTTGTGATCACCGGCGGAATCCTAGCTGCGGCCATCCTCCTCTGCATCGTCGCCGTCCTGTGCTACTGTAGGCTCCAG TACTACTGCTGCAAGAAGAGCGGAGCCGAGGATGCAgacgaggaagaggaggaggagcacgaCCTGCCCGCACACCCCAGAGGCCCCACCTGCAATGCCTGCAGCTCCCAGGCCCTGGACGGCCGAGGCGGCCTGGCGCCTCTTACCAGCGAGCCCTGCGGCCAGCCGTGCGGGGTGGCGGCCAGCCACTGCACCGCCTGCTCCCCATACAGCTCCCCCTTTTACATACGGACGGCCGACATGGTGCCCAACGGGGGCGGAGGCGAGAGGCTCTCCTTTGCCCCCACGTACTACAAGGAGGGGGGACCCCCATCCTTCCAAGTGGCAACGCCCCAGAATTACCCGGTGACGTGGCCAGGCTCTGGCCGCGAGGCCTTCACCAATCCAAGGGCTATTAGTACAGACGTGTAA